Proteins encoded by one window of Streptomyces sp. NBC_01571:
- a CDS encoding septum formation initiator family protein codes for MAVKDRDRFSTATRLRLLGEQTAARVYRSQTKRQARRSRLTGRAALLALVVCSLIVALAYPIRQYVSQRAEIADLQRQQEQARARVEQLRDLKARWQDDAYAEQRIRERLHYVMPGETGYVVIDPDAAKQSRTNRGADARPWYANVWDGVDKSDRSDR; via the coding sequence ATGGCCGTGAAGGACCGGGACCGGTTCTCCACCGCGACCCGGCTGCGGCTGCTCGGCGAGCAGACGGCGGCCCGGGTCTACCGCTCCCAGACCAAGCGTCAGGCCCGGCGCTCGCGGCTGACGGGCCGGGCCGCGCTGCTGGCGCTCGTCGTCTGCTCCCTGATCGTGGCCCTCGCGTACCCCATAAGGCAGTACGTGTCCCAGCGCGCCGAGATCGCCGATCTGCAGCGGCAGCAGGAGCAGGCCCGCGCCCGGGTCGAACAGCTCCGCGACCTGAAGGCGCGCTGGCAGGACGACGCGTACGCGGAGCAGCGGATCCGGGAACGGCTGCACTACGTGATGCCGGGCGAGACCGGATACGTCGTGATCGACCCGGACGCGGCGAAGCAGTCGCGGACGAACCGAGGGGCGGACGCCCGCCCCTGGTACGCCAATGTCTGGGACGGCGTCGACAAGTCCGACCGCTCCGACCGGTGA